In a single window of the Sinobacterium caligoides genome:
- the rsgA gene encoding small ribosomal subunit biogenesis GTPase RsgA has protein sequence MAKRKLNRRQKWRIEKVQDERNKRSLRRAAVAEEQLDEGQLGAEQKGLITAHFGTQVEVEITEGESAGERRRAHLRANLPALVTGDLVAWRPGNPTGVVVACHDRRSELCRPNNRGELRPVAANVDYIVIVVAPFPTPYANLIDRYLVASEHSRITPILALNKTDLVDDNNRQQLEELLAIYPQIGYRLVYTSAKSANGLDELKQILGGSTCVFVGQSGVGKSSLINALLPGMNIPVGGLSESTQKGKHTTTTAKLFHFPSGGDLIDSPGIREFGLWHMNEDDIAEGFSDIRPFIGHCRFRDCKHQSEPQCALLDAVARGDISQRRMDSFRHLVASLEML, from the coding sequence ATGGCAAAACGTAAGCTCAACCGGCGTCAAAAATGGCGCATCGAAAAGGTTCAAGACGAGCGCAATAAGCGCTCACTACGGCGCGCCGCCGTCGCTGAAGAACAGCTCGACGAGGGCCAACTCGGCGCCGAGCAAAAAGGGCTGATCACCGCCCACTTCGGCACTCAGGTCGAAGTAGAGATCACCGAGGGCGAGAGCGCAGGCGAGCGCAGACGGGCACACCTGCGTGCCAATCTTCCCGCACTGGTCACCGGCGACCTAGTCGCCTGGCGCCCTGGCAACCCCACCGGTGTCGTCGTCGCCTGCCACGATCGCCGCAGTGAGCTTTGTCGCCCCAACAATCGCGGCGAACTGCGACCAGTCGCGGCCAACGTCGACTATATTGTCATCGTTGTCGCCCCCTTTCCCACCCCCTACGCCAATCTCATCGACCGTTATCTCGTTGCCTCAGAGCACTCCCGCATCACCCCCATTCTGGCACTGAACAAGACCGACCTGGTTGACGATAACAACCGTCAACAGCTCGAGGAGCTGTTGGCAATCTATCCACAGATTGGCTATCGCCTCGTCTACACCTCTGCCAAGTCAGCAAACGGACTCGACGAACTCAAACAGATTTTAGGAGGCAGCACCTGCGTCTTCGTCGGCCAGTCTGGCGTCGGTAAATCATCGCTGATCAACGCCCTGCTACCCGGCATGAACATTCCTGTTGGTGGCCTATCGGAGAGCACTCAAAAAGGTAAACATACCACCACCACGGCCAAGCTCTTTCACTTCCCTAGCGGCGGCGACCTTATCGACTCCCCGGGCATACGCGAATTTGGCCTCTGGCATATGAACGAGGACGATATTGCCGAAGGCTTTAGCGATATACGCCCCTTCATCGGCCACTGCCGCTTCCGCGACTGCAAACACCAGAGCGAGCCCCAGTGCGCATTATTGGATGCCGTCGCCCGCGGTGACATCAGTCAGCGTAGAATGGACAGCTTTCGCCATCTCGTCGCCTCACTCGAGATGCTCTAA
- a CDS encoding sulfurtransferase: MTTLSNSIDLGLLIEPEQLQPLLGDKRLLIVDVSSDQNYASGHIPGSVHISPGQLLFGIKPAAGKIPCNEHLSQLFSRIGLDANDHVVVLDDEGGGWAGRLIWTLDVIGHRHYSVLNGGLVAWRNEGFEVTQQQTAIPPSSYQAQQLNRSVIAELEDISSSLDDANFRIWDARSIEEFEGSKVLAQKGGHIPGAKHLEWTELMDKSRNLRLLPLEQIADMLAERDLQPQHDIVTHCQSHHRSGLTYLVAKLLGYPKIRAYHGSWGEWGNHPSTPVATGRT; this comes from the coding sequence ATGACGACTCTCAGCAACAGCATCGACTTAGGCCTGCTCATCGAACCCGAGCAACTACAACCATTATTGGGCGACAAACGCCTGCTTATCGTCGACGTCTCCAGCGACCAAAACTATGCCAGCGGCCATATACCAGGCTCGGTACATATTAGCCCTGGCCAGCTACTGTTTGGCATCAAGCCCGCTGCAGGCAAGATCCCCTGCAATGAACACCTAAGCCAGCTATTTAGTCGTATCGGCTTAGATGCTAATGATCACGTCGTCGTGCTCGATGACGAGGGTGGCGGCTGGGCTGGTCGCCTCATCTGGACCCTCGATGTCATCGGTCACCGGCACTATAGCGTGCTGAACGGTGGCCTCGTTGCCTGGCGCAATGAGGGCTTCGAAGTCACTCAACAGCAGACGGCCATCCCCCCCTCAAGCTATCAGGCACAACAACTTAACCGCAGCGTCATCGCCGAGCTCGAGGATATATCAAGTAGCCTCGATGACGCTAATTTTCGCATCTGGGACGCACGCTCCATCGAAGAGTTCGAGGGCAGTAAGGTACTGGCACAAAAAGGGGGGCACATCCCCGGTGCCAAGCACCTCGAGTGGACCGAGCTAATGGACAAGAGCCGCAACCTGCGACTACTGCCCCTCGAACAGATCGCCGACATGCTGGCGGAGCGCGACTTGCAGCCACAGCACGATATCGTTACACACTGCCAGTCGCATCACCGCTCCGGCCTCACCTATCTCGTCGCCAAATTACTTGGCTACCCTAAAATTCGCGCTTACCATGGTTCATGGGGGGAGTGGGGCAACCACCCGTCTACCCCTGTAGCAACTGGCCGTACCTAA
- the asd gene encoding archaetidylserine decarboxylase (Phosphatidylserine decarboxylase is synthesized as a single chain precursor. Generation of the pyruvoyl active site from a Ser is coupled to cleavage of a Gly-Ser bond between the larger (beta) and smaller (alpha chains). It is an integral membrane protein.), whose protein sequence is MKTTLFIIAQYILPQHLLSRLVGKIAASEHPWVKNTFIKYFINHYDVQMHEAETENYLEFKNFNAFFTRSLKPEARPIDDGEKSITCPADGVISQLGEIRYGQIFQAKGQSYSAAKLLANDELAEQFDGGQFATIYLSPRDYHRVHMPLDGTLNSMTYVPGQLFSVNAATAENVPDLFARNERLVALFDTEIGPVAMVMVGAMIVAGIETVWDGQVAPPPKTAKTTQYSQLEPVTLKKGEEMGRFMLGSTVIMLFPKDSVDFLDDFTADTGTRMGEKFAQLK, encoded by the coding sequence ATGAAAACGACACTATTCATCATCGCCCAGTACATACTGCCGCAGCACCTGCTGTCTCGCTTGGTAGGAAAAATCGCCGCCAGCGAGCATCCCTGGGTGAAAAACACCTTCATCAAATATTTCATCAACCATTACGATGTACAGATGCACGAGGCTGAAACCGAGAACTACCTCGAGTTCAAAAATTTCAACGCCTTCTTCACGCGCTCGCTAAAGCCTGAGGCAAGACCCATTGACGACGGCGAAAAATCCATCACCTGCCCCGCCGACGGCGTGATCAGCCAGTTGGGCGAAATACGCTACGGGCAGATTTTTCAGGCCAAGGGGCAGAGTTACTCCGCCGCCAAACTACTGGCAAACGACGAGCTTGCAGAGCAGTTCGACGGTGGTCAATTTGCCACTATCTACCTCTCACCTCGCGACTACCATCGCGTGCACATGCCCCTCGACGGCACGCTCAACAGCATGACCTATGTTCCCGGCCAGCTCTTCTCAGTCAACGCTGCCACAGCGGAGAATGTCCCCGATCTGTTTGCCCGCAACGAGCGTCTCGTGGCCCTGTTTGACACCGAAATCGGCCCTGTTGCCATGGTGATGGTCGGTGCGATGATCGTCGCCGGCATCGAAACGGTCTGGGACGGTCAAGTGGCACCACCGCCAAAAACAGCAAAAACGACTCAATACAGTCAGCTTGAGCCAGTCACGCTGAAGAAGGGCGAAGAGATGGGGCGGTTTATGCTGGGCTCAACCGTCATCATGCTGTTCCCAAAAGACAGCGTCGATTTCCTCGACGACTTTACCGCCGACACTGGCACCCGCATGGGCGAGAAGTTTGCTCAGCTAAAGTAG
- the epmA gene encoding EF-P lysine aminoacylase EpmA yields MSIEKVKSLSNCEDWRPTASMETLRARAELLAAIRQFFAARGVQEVETPLMATTAVTDPFIDAFEIKLGAGAEVRYLQTSPEYAMKRLLAAGSGPIYQICKAFRREEGSSRHNPEFTMLEWYRPGFDERTLMDEVQALLASLLHVTEFRRLSYREVFDSAVGVDPHRSTAAELASIARQYAEFSFADDALDRDGWLDVLMTHVIEPSLDPQHGVFIYDYPASQAALAQVQEDESGQQVARRFEFYCGGVELSNGYYELLDAEELARRGNADNAKRSGLNRPEIALDRRLLAAMQAGLPSSAGVSIGVDRLLMIQRGLARISEGLSFDIGNA; encoded by the coding sequence GTGTCTATAGAAAAGGTGAAGTCATTGAGTAATTGTGAAGATTGGCGGCCTACCGCCAGCATGGAAACACTGCGGGCAAGGGCGGAGTTGTTGGCGGCGATCAGACAGTTTTTTGCCGCTCGCGGGGTGCAGGAGGTGGAGACGCCACTGATGGCGACGACTGCGGTTACTGATCCGTTCATCGATGCGTTCGAAATAAAGCTTGGCGCTGGCGCAGAGGTGCGCTATCTGCAGACCTCACCGGAGTATGCGATGAAACGTTTGCTGGCGGCAGGTAGCGGCCCTATTTATCAGATCTGTAAGGCCTTTCGTCGAGAGGAAGGAAGTTCTCGGCACAACCCAGAGTTCACCATGCTGGAGTGGTATCGTCCAGGCTTCGATGAGCGAACGTTGATGGATGAGGTGCAGGCGTTATTGGCTTCGTTGTTGCACGTGACGGAGTTCAGGCGTTTGAGTTACCGCGAGGTGTTTGACAGCGCTGTGGGAGTCGATCCGCATCGCAGCACGGCTGCTGAGTTGGCGAGTATCGCCCGTCAGTATGCTGAATTTTCATTTGCCGACGATGCCCTCGATCGAGACGGTTGGTTAGATGTGTTGATGACGCACGTGATTGAGCCCTCGCTCGATCCGCAGCATGGGGTGTTTATTTACGATTATCCGGCATCACAGGCTGCGCTGGCCCAGGTGCAAGAGGATGAAAGCGGTCAGCAGGTGGCGAGGCGCTTTGAGTTTTACTGCGGTGGTGTCGAGTTATCCAATGGCTATTATGAACTGTTGGATGCAGAGGAGCTGGCGCGACGGGGTAATGCAGACAATGCTAAGCGCAGTGGTCTCAATCGCCCGGAGATCGCGTTGGATCGACGGCTGTTGGCGGCAATGCAGGCGGGCCTGCCGAGCAGTGCGGGGGTATCGATCGGTGTTGATCGGTTGCTGATGATTCAGCGAGGGCTCGCGCGTATTTCTGAAGGCCTTAGCTTTGATATTGGTAATGCCTAG
- the efp gene encoding elongation factor P — protein sequence MANYSTSEFKNGLKFMIDGDPCSILENEVVKPGKGQAFNRVKIRNLMTGRVLERTFKSGESVEGADVMDTDLEYLYNDGEFWVFMDPNSFEQVQADARAVGDAHKWLKEQDSSTITLFNGAPISVTPPNFVELEITETDPGLKGDTANGGSKPATLATGAVVRVPLFLCEGEVIRIDTRSGEYVGRAKS from the coding sequence ATGGCAAACTATTCAACCAGTGAGTTTAAAAACGGCCTCAAGTTTATGATTGATGGCGACCCTTGTAGCATCCTTGAGAACGAGGTTGTTAAGCCTGGTAAAGGGCAGGCGTTTAACCGCGTGAAAATTCGCAACTTAATGACTGGTCGAGTACTGGAGCGCACCTTTAAGTCCGGTGAGTCTGTTGAGGGCGCTGATGTGATGGATACTGATTTGGAGTATCTCTATAACGACGGTGAATTCTGGGTGTTTATGGATCCGAACAGTTTTGAGCAGGTGCAGGCCGATGCTCGAGCCGTGGGTGATGCCCATAAGTGGTTGAAAGAGCAGGACTCAAGCACCATCACTCTGTTTAATGGTGCACCGATATCGGTGACGCCGCCCAACTTTGTCGAGTTGGAAATTACGGAAACCGACCCGGGTCTGAAGGGCGATACTGCAAACGGCGGCTCCAAGCCGGCGACACTCGCCACGGGCGCCGTGGTCAGAGTACCGCTGTTTCTTTGTGAGGGTGAAGTGATTCGTATCGATACCCGTAGCGGAGAATATGTTGGTCGTGCCAAGAGCTAA